The following are from one region of the Quercus robur chromosome 1, dhQueRobu3.1, whole genome shotgun sequence genome:
- the LOC126715073 gene encoding aspartic proteinase nepenthesin-1, translating to MVSLSPLSLLLRLLFLFTLTHLSTSQNTTTKHYYLKLPLLHKTPPPSPSQSLLRDSLRLSHLHHHLTSPIISGASSGSGQYFISLLLGTPPQPLLLIADTASDLIWTHCSASTHHNPHNPIFFPRLSASFKPHHCFHPSCKLVPNPPNSHCNNRSTLHTPCLFNYSYADSSSSSGFFSTETASFHSKHKHTNLTLSFGCGFRVSGTGFNSAQGVMGLGRGPISFTSQLGRHFGNKFSYCLKDYTLSPPPTSYLTIGAEAQDDNVVSNKMKFTPLVVNPLSPSFYYIGIKSVSVNGAKLRIHPSVWSINDNGNGGTVIDSGTTLTFLAEQAHREVVTAIRRRVRELTVPSPTLGFELCVNESKLVKGASLPRLKFELVGNSVFSPPPRNYFIETEERVMCLAIQPVNSETGFSVIGNLMQQGFLLEFDRDRSRLGFSRRGCDVP from the coding sequence ATGGTGTCACTCTCCCCACTCTCCCTCCTCCTCCGCCTCCTCTTCCTCTTCACTCTTACACACCTCTCCACCTCCCAAAACACCACCACAAAACACTACTACCTAAAACTCCCATTACTCCACAAAACCCCACCACCTTCCCCATCCCAATCCCTCCTCCGCGACTCCCTCCGCCTCTCTCATCTCCACCACCACCTCACCTCCCCCATCATCTCCGGAGCCTCCTCCGGCTCCGGCCAATACTTCATCTCCCTCCTCCTCGGCACCCCTCCTCAACCCCTCCTCCTCATCGCCGACACAGCCTCCGACCTCATCTGGACCCACTGCTCCGCCTCCACCCACCACAACCCCCACAACCCCATCTTCTTTCCACGCCTCTCTGCCTCTTTCAAACCCCACCATTGCTTCCACCCTTCCTGTAAACTCGTCCCCAATCCCCCAAACTCTCACTGCAACAACCGCTCCACCCTCCACACCCCATGTCTCTTCAACTACTCCTACGCTGACTCCTCTTCTTCCTCCGGCTTCTTCTCCACCGAAACGGCATCGTTTCactccaaacacaaacacaccaaCCTCACATTGTCATTCGGGTGCGGGTTTCGGGTCTCGGGTACCGGATTCAATTCGGCCCAGGGAGTCATGGGTCTAGGCAGAGGACCCATTTCGTTTACCTCCCAATTGGGTCGTCATTTTGGGAACAAGTTCTCTTACTGTCTCAAGGATTACACTCTCTCTCCACCACCCACAAGTTACTTAACCATCGGTGCCGAAGCTCAAGACGACAATGTCGTTTCCAACAAGATGAAGTTCACGCCGTTAGTGGTAAACCCTCTCTCCCCGTCGTTTTACTACATTGGTATCAAAAGCGTGTCCGTCAACGGCGCGAAATTACGGATTCACCCTTCCGTTTGGTCCATCAACGACAACGGTAACGGCGGGACAGTTATTGATTCCGGTACGACGTTGACGTTTTTAGCGGAGCAAGCTCACCGTGAAGTTGTAACGGCGATTAGACGGCGAGTGAGGGAGCTAACAGTTCCGAGTCCAACTCTGGGGTTTGAGCTGTGCGTGAACGAGTCGAAGTTGGTAAAGGGAGCGAGTTTGCCGAGGCTGAAGTTTGAACTCGTTGGGAACTCGGTGTTTTCGCCGCCTCCGAGGAATTACTTTATAGAAACTGAGGAACGAGTCATGTGCCTGGCGATTCAACCCGTGAACTCGGAGACCGGGTTTTCAGTGATAGGGAATCTAATGCAACAAGGTTTTTTGTTGGAGTTTGATAGAGACAGATCTCGTCTCGGGTTTTCGCGTCGTGGTTGTGACGTACcatga